Proteins encoded by one window of Chondromyces crocatus:
- a CDS encoding phosphate/phosphite/phosphonate ABC transporter substrate-binding protein: protein MKDIFLLVGAVASDPKGVTLWESFREHFREHGVILDFALFSTYERQVDALLRGHIDIAWNSALSHVRVKRATDGRSRTLAMREIDRDFHSKILVRREAGIRSLDGLQDKVLAVGSGDNAHSRLLPLHFLRQAGVDVGRIQLLGFDHDLGKHGDTAGAELSALAALHDGRAQAAAIGDAVWHAEHSQSRIDPHRVDVLWTTPAYDNAVFDAMPSISEAHAEAFQRCLVSMIWKNPKHRRIFEALGHKQWLAGRDDRYSALDAAVSAELVAG from the coding sequence ATGAAGGATATTTTCCTCCTGGTCGGAGCGGTGGCCAGCGATCCCAAGGGGGTCACCCTGTGGGAGAGCTTCCGCGAGCATTTCCGAGAGCACGGCGTCATCCTCGATTTCGCCCTGTTCTCCACGTACGAGCGGCAGGTCGACGCGCTCTTGCGGGGCCACATCGACATCGCCTGGAACAGCGCGCTGTCCCACGTGCGCGTGAAGCGGGCGACGGACGGGCGCTCCAGGACGCTGGCGATGCGCGAGATCGATCGCGACTTCCACAGCAAGATCCTGGTGCGGCGCGAGGCGGGGATCCGCTCGCTGGACGGGCTGCAAGACAAGGTGCTGGCCGTGGGGAGCGGGGACAACGCGCACAGCCGGCTCTTGCCGCTGCATTTCTTGAGGCAGGCGGGCGTGGACGTGGGGCGCATCCAGCTCCTCGGCTTCGACCACGATCTCGGCAAGCACGGCGACACGGCAGGCGCGGAGCTGAGCGCGCTGGCAGCGCTGCACGATGGGCGCGCGCAGGCGGCGGCGATCGGGGACGCGGTGTGGCACGCGGAGCACAGCCAGAGCCGCATCGATCCGCACCGGGTGGATGTTCTGTGGACGACGCCCGCCTACGACAACGCCGTGTTCGATGCGATGCCGTCGATCTCGGAGGCGCACGCGGAGGCGTTCCAGCGCTGCCTGGTGAGCATGATCTGGAAGAATCCGAAGCACCGGCGCATCTTCGAGGCCCTCGGGCACAAGCAGTGGCTGGCAGGGCGCGATGATCGGTACAGCGCGCTGGACGCGGCGGTGTCGGCGGAGCTGGTCGCGGGCTGA
- a CDS encoding CAP domain-containing protein, translated as MLQARALSGLLAVSSLVLAALAGCGSEGDGTSPRGEGGEGGATSGTGSAGEGGNDTPSGGVGGSDTTTSGGAGASGPVSDDEPAEMNGMLAAHNAARAGVSPPASTPIPALAWSGEVAAVATAHAERCVWGHSSSPYGENIYATSGTATPTQVANSWISEKNNYDYGNNTCSGVCGHYTQVVWADSRRLGCGVATCTTGSPLGGGSWQYWVCNYDPPGNFNGQRPY; from the coding sequence ATGCTCCAAGCACGCGCGCTCTCGGGCCTCCTCGCCGTCTCGTCGCTGGTGCTGGCCGCCCTCGCGGGGTGCGGATCGGAGGGAGATGGCACGTCGCCGCGGGGTGAAGGCGGCGAAGGCGGCGCGACCAGTGGAACGGGCAGCGCGGGTGAAGGCGGCAATGACACGCCTTCGGGTGGCGTGGGCGGCTCGGACACCACCACCTCGGGGGGAGCAGGCGCCTCGGGCCCGGTGAGCGACGACGAGCCCGCGGAGATGAACGGCATGCTCGCCGCCCACAACGCCGCGCGCGCCGGGGTGAGCCCTCCGGCCTCCACCCCGATCCCCGCGCTCGCCTGGTCTGGCGAGGTCGCGGCCGTGGCCACCGCCCACGCCGAGCGCTGCGTCTGGGGGCACAGCTCCTCGCCCTACGGCGAGAACATCTACGCCACCTCGGGCACCGCGACGCCCACCCAGGTCGCGAACTCCTGGATCTCGGAAAAGAACAACTACGACTACGGCAACAACACCTGCAGCGGCGTCTGTGGCCACTACACCCAGGTCGTGTGGGCCGACTCCCGCCGCCTGGGCTGCGGCGTGGCCACCTGCACCACCGGCTCCCCGCTCGGGGGCGGCTCCTGGCAGTACTGGGTCTGCAACTACGATCCCCCCGGCAACTTCAACGGCCAGCGCCCTTACTGA
- a CDS encoding SRPBCC family protein yields MAEPEVVMTDPHEIVSSRSFDAPRDAVFRAFSDPQALSQWWGPRGYTNTFHEFDFRTGGTWRLVMHAPDGNSYPMTKQFVEVTSPERIVLLHPEPPEHRFTMTVTLQAEDQRTRVTWHLRFDSAQEVARVGAFIKEANEQNFDRLAALLASSGAP; encoded by the coding sequence GTGGCTGAACCCGAGGTGGTCATGACCGATCCGCACGAGATTGTCTCTTCACGGTCCTTCGATGCGCCGCGCGACGCTGTTTTCCGGGCGTTCAGCGATCCGCAGGCGCTCTCGCAGTGGTGGGGGCCGCGGGGGTACACGAACACGTTCCACGAGTTCGACTTCCGGACCGGCGGGACGTGGCGTCTGGTGATGCACGCGCCCGACGGCAACAGCTACCCGATGACGAAGCAGTTCGTGGAGGTCACGTCCCCCGAGCGCATCGTGCTCCTCCACCCCGAGCCGCCGGAGCATCGCTTCACGATGACGGTGACACTCCAGGCAGAGGATCAGCGGACGCGCGTCACCTGGCACCTGCGGTTCGACTCGGCGCAGGAGGTCGCGCGGGTGGGCGCGTTCATCAAAGAGGCCAACGAGCAGAACTTCGACCGGCTCGCGGCCCTCCTCGCCTCGTCCGGCGCCCCCTGA
- a CDS encoding glycosyltransferase family 4 protein has product MRVLVLTQHYPSRREPTVAPWSQQTYRALARHCEVRLVAPIAWWARAREAPLELIRAPREAHTGIEAVFPSYWSVPKMPQLHATAVFHSLRPLLSEMRKEFPWDVLLAAWAYPDTAAAARFADEYRTPLVTTVLGSDVNEAANWPALRPQIARALQRCQTVIAVSAALGERVEELGVPHERVAVLHNAVDGARFTPQEKGPERARLGVPEGVKLVLYAGYHLPEKGVDVLIEAMGRLDQMGRKDIHLLTVGGGPLLEPLKARAAALGLGERVRLLGWALPKDIPGYMAACDVFCLPSRREGCPNVVLEALASGRPVVASRVGGVPELVREGDGGSGVLVPSEDPEALAKALAEAADRSWDPEALRGTVESLSWNDVGDRYWAILQDACRRFARR; this is encoded by the coding sequence GTGAGGGTGCTGGTCCTGACGCAGCACTATCCGTCACGGCGGGAGCCGACCGTCGCGCCGTGGAGTCAGCAGACGTACCGCGCCCTCGCCCGTCACTGCGAGGTGCGGCTGGTGGCGCCGATCGCGTGGTGGGCGCGGGCGCGCGAGGCGCCGCTGGAGCTGATCCGGGCGCCGCGCGAGGCGCACACGGGGATCGAGGCGGTGTTCCCGAGCTACTGGTCGGTGCCGAAGATGCCGCAGCTCCACGCGACGGCGGTGTTCCACTCGCTGCGGCCCTTGCTGTCGGAGATGCGCAAGGAGTTCCCCTGGGATGTGCTGCTGGCAGCGTGGGCTTACCCGGACACGGCAGCGGCGGCGCGCTTCGCCGACGAGTACCGGACGCCGCTGGTGACGACGGTGCTGGGGAGCGATGTGAACGAGGCGGCGAACTGGCCGGCGCTGCGGCCGCAGATCGCGCGCGCGCTGCAACGGTGCCAGACGGTGATCGCGGTGAGCGCGGCGCTCGGGGAGCGGGTGGAGGAGCTGGGGGTGCCGCACGAGCGGGTGGCGGTGCTGCACAACGCGGTCGATGGGGCACGGTTCACGCCGCAGGAGAAGGGGCCGGAGCGCGCGCGCCTGGGGGTGCCGGAGGGGGTGAAGCTGGTGCTCTACGCGGGCTACCACCTGCCGGAGAAGGGGGTGGACGTGCTGATCGAGGCGATGGGTCGCCTGGACCAGATGGGGCGAAAGGACATCCACCTGCTGACCGTCGGTGGAGGGCCGCTGCTGGAGCCGCTGAAGGCGCGGGCGGCTGCGCTGGGGCTGGGGGAGCGGGTGCGGTTGCTCGGGTGGGCGCTGCCGAAGGACATCCCCGGGTACATGGCGGCGTGCGATGTGTTCTGCTTGCCGAGCCGGCGCGAGGGGTGCCCGAACGTGGTGCTGGAGGCGCTGGCTTCGGGGCGGCCCGTGGTGGCGTCGCGCGTGGGCGGGGTGCCCGAGCTGGTGCGAGAAGGCGACGGGGGGAGCGGGGTCCTGGTGCCGTCGGAGGATCCGGAGGCGCTGGCGAAGGCACTCGCGGAGGCGGCGGATCGGTCGTGGGATCCCGAGGCGCTGCGCGGGACGGTGGAGTCGCTGTCGTGGAATGACGTGGGGGATCGGTACTGGGCGATCCTTCAGGACGCCTGTCGGCGGTTCGCGCGGCGGTAG
- a CDS encoding haloacid dehalogenase-like hydrolase: protein MQRLPSRRSSLWPSPLSTLTPLLALVAFVSGCASGSGSSGAAMGPDGKPLPSLDPNLDWYGDNRQHLDAFLAEHGRGGAAHDPAHPPVAVFDWDNTVIKNDVGDATMFWMLRHDRILQPPGKNWALTSGFLTEAATTALDTACGALAEAGKPLPTSTSTACADAILSVYTGSKTPGGAPAFSEYNHRWIEPAYAWLTQLQAGYRPAEIAAFATAAIDEALAADLDATQQVGSRADLTAALRIYDPIRDLIHVLQQRDIAVWVVSASPQPVVEVFAERVGIPAERVIGVRLVPDAEGRLTANLQGCGPIPDGSNDGQGSFTGNSLITYIEGKRCWINKVIYGDTGPTALGKNADPKKRPAFGAGDADTDITFLQDATASKLVVNRNKPEIMCNAYRNLGGRWLVNPMFLAPKPRDEAGYPCSTTACKDLKGAPVACLDEAGQPIPDQTDDVF from the coding sequence ATGCAGCGCCTGCCCTCCCGCCGCTCCTCGCTGTGGCCATCGCCCCTCTCGACCCTGACGCCCCTGCTCGCCCTCGTCGCCTTCGTGAGCGGATGCGCTTCGGGCAGCGGCTCGAGCGGAGCGGCCATGGGTCCGGACGGCAAGCCCCTGCCGAGCCTGGATCCGAACCTCGACTGGTACGGCGACAACCGACAGCACCTCGACGCCTTCCTCGCGGAACACGGGCGTGGCGGTGCTGCCCACGACCCGGCACACCCTCCCGTCGCGGTCTTCGACTGGGACAACACCGTCATCAAGAACGACGTCGGCGACGCGACCATGTTCTGGATGCTCCGCCACGACCGCATCCTCCAGCCCCCTGGCAAGAACTGGGCGCTCACCAGCGGCTTCCTGACCGAGGCCGCCACCACTGCCCTCGACACCGCCTGTGGCGCCCTCGCCGAGGCCGGAAAGCCCTTGCCGACCAGCACCTCGACCGCCTGCGCCGACGCCATCCTGAGCGTGTACACCGGCAGCAAGACCCCGGGCGGCGCCCCTGCCTTCTCGGAGTACAACCACCGCTGGATCGAGCCCGCCTACGCCTGGCTGACCCAGCTCCAGGCCGGCTACCGCCCTGCGGAGATCGCCGCGTTCGCCACGGCCGCCATCGACGAAGCCCTCGCCGCCGACCTCGACGCCACCCAGCAGGTCGGCTCCCGCGCCGACCTCACTGCCGCCTTGCGCATCTACGACCCCATCCGCGACCTGATCCACGTCCTCCAGCAGCGCGACATCGCCGTGTGGGTCGTCTCCGCCTCCCCCCAGCCCGTGGTCGAGGTCTTCGCCGAGCGCGTCGGCATCCCTGCCGAGCGGGTGATCGGCGTCCGCCTCGTCCCCGACGCCGAAGGGCGCCTCACCGCCAACCTGCAAGGCTGCGGCCCGATCCCCGACGGCAGCAACGACGGCCAGGGCTCCTTCACCGGCAACAGCCTCATCACCTACATCGAAGGCAAGCGCTGCTGGATCAACAAGGTCATCTACGGCGACACCGGCCCGACCGCCCTTGGCAAGAACGCCGACCCGAAGAAGCGCCCCGCCTTCGGCGCCGGCGACGCCGACACCGACATCACGTTCCTTCAGGACGCCACCGCCTCGAAGCTCGTCGTGAACCGCAACAAGCCCGAGATCATGTGCAACGCCTACCGCAACCTCGGCGGACGCTGGCTCGTGAACCCCATGTTCCTCGCCCCGAAGCCGCGCGACGAAGCCGGCTACCCCTGCTCCACGACCGCCTGCAAGGACCTCAAAGGCGCTCCCGTCGCTTGCCTGGACGAGGCCGGCCAGCCCATCCCCGACCAGACCGACGACGTTTTCTGA
- a CDS encoding TAXI family TRAP transporter solute-binding subunit, with amino-acid sequence MIKKRFRRETFESYRKELLRVWGLLLAIGVAALVGTYLLFVEPPPPRQLTIATGQRTGRYHAFAEAYRKILEYEGIHLDIRETAGSSENLKLLLDPDSGVSVAFVQGGAAPSEPPRGLSALASVYREPLWIFHRGDRSYDRLTDLVGKQLSIGPEGSGTRTLSLRLLEDNGITLASQAEAGVPMLGLPDQEAAKALLEGRLDAAFFVVGPGAEPVQTLIRSEGIHLLSFRQHESYLRLHRFLTTATVSEGLFDLARNIPPESSTLIAPAAALIANETLHPALIPLLVEAAVITHEGGNLLDAPGEFPSPRNLEIPVHPEGRRILTHGQSFLYRFLPFWLASMVDRLKFMLVPLLTVVFSLLKLAQPIYHWRIRSRIYRHYQVLRRAEQELSETAEPKQRAKTIAALEELEGKLGQLSAPLWSMADIYQLRLHLGHVRRQLEGEPSSQGEGAEKSERGPSSEPEGPSSEGEVGLDEGEARPVREAARSGEREALPRREEGRSGEREVLPEQSSIRPKSRTSRDP; translated from the coding sequence ATGATCAAAAAGCGTTTCCGCCGCGAGACCTTCGAGAGCTACCGGAAAGAACTCCTGCGCGTGTGGGGGCTGCTCCTCGCCATCGGCGTCGCCGCGCTGGTGGGGACCTACCTCCTCTTCGTCGAGCCACCACCACCGCGTCAGCTCACGATCGCCACCGGGCAGCGCACGGGCCGCTACCACGCCTTCGCCGAGGCGTACCGGAAGATCCTGGAGTACGAAGGGATCCACCTGGACATCCGGGAGACGGCGGGGTCGTCCGAGAACCTGAAGCTCCTGCTCGATCCGGACAGCGGGGTCTCGGTCGCGTTCGTGCAAGGGGGCGCGGCGCCGTCCGAGCCACCCCGCGGGCTGTCGGCGCTCGCGAGCGTGTACCGGGAGCCGCTCTGGATCTTCCACCGGGGCGATCGCAGCTACGACCGGCTGACGGATCTGGTGGGGAAGCAGCTCTCCATCGGACCCGAAGGCAGCGGCACGCGGACGCTCTCGCTGCGCTTGCTCGAAGACAACGGGATCACGCTGGCGTCGCAGGCGGAGGCGGGGGTGCCCATGCTGGGGCTGCCGGATCAGGAGGCGGCGAAGGCGCTGCTCGAAGGGCGTCTCGATGCGGCGTTCTTCGTGGTCGGACCCGGGGCCGAACCCGTGCAGACGTTGATCCGCTCGGAGGGGATCCACCTCTTGAGCTTCCGGCAGCACGAGAGCTACCTGCGGCTGCACCGGTTCCTCACCACGGCGACGGTCAGCGAGGGTCTGTTCGATCTGGCGCGCAACATCCCGCCCGAGTCGAGCACGCTGATCGCGCCGGCCGCTGCGCTGATCGCGAACGAGACGCTGCACCCGGCGCTGATCCCGCTGCTGGTGGAGGCAGCCGTGATCACGCACGAGGGCGGGAACCTGCTCGACGCGCCCGGAGAGTTCCCGTCGCCGCGCAACCTGGAGATCCCGGTGCATCCGGAGGGGCGGCGCATCCTCACGCACGGGCAGTCGTTCCTGTACCGCTTCCTGCCGTTCTGGCTGGCGTCGATGGTCGACCGGCTGAAGTTCATGCTGGTGCCGCTGCTGACGGTGGTGTTCTCGCTGCTGAAGCTGGCGCAGCCGATCTACCACTGGCGGATCCGGTCGAGGATCTACCGGCACTACCAGGTGCTGCGCCGCGCCGAGCAGGAGCTCTCGGAGACGGCGGAGCCGAAGCAGCGGGCGAAGACGATCGCGGCGCTGGAGGAGCTGGAGGGCAAGCTGGGGCAGCTCAGCGCGCCGCTGTGGTCGATGGCGGACATCTACCAGCTCCGCCTGCACCTGGGGCACGTGCGGCGTCAGCTCGAAGGGGAGCCGTCGAGCCAGGGTGAGGGGGCGGAGAAGAGCGAGCGCGGGCCGTCCAGCGAGCCGGAGGGGCCGTCCAGCGAGGGGGAGGTAGGCCTGGACGAGGGCGAGGCGCGTCCGGTACGCGAGGCGGCGCGCTCGGGGGAGCGGGAGGCGTTGCCGCGCCGAGAGGAGGGGCGCTCGGGAGAGCGGGAGGTGCTTCCAGAGCAGAGCTCCATCCGGCCGAAGTCGCGCACGTCACGCGATCCGTAG
- a CDS encoding NAD(P)H-dependent flavin oxidoreductase, translating into MKLDTPLSKKLGLRYPFVAAPMFIISNREMIVACAEAGVLGCMPSLNARTAEKLREDLAWIRARTDRPFGINLTLGLTPKERIEQDFALCIEFEVPVLLSSYGNPTELVKRAHEHKMLVFHDVISLAHGKKAVAAGVDAIIGVSAGAGGHAGRISPYVLIPWLKEELKVPILAAGCISDGRQIVASLSLGAELCYIGTRFIASTECGASDAYKEKVVAVGPEDILYTDQISGIHANFIKDTVPEGFTPDRTPEGSKRWKEIWSAGQGVGLIHEIKPISAIVEDLAREAHDVLKGFG; encoded by the coding sequence ATGAAGCTCGACACCCCGCTCTCGAAGAAGCTGGGCCTGCGCTACCCCTTCGTCGCCGCACCGATGTTCATCATCTCCAACCGCGAGATGATCGTCGCCTGCGCCGAGGCTGGCGTGCTCGGCTGCATGCCCTCCCTCAACGCGCGCACCGCCGAGAAGCTCCGCGAAGATCTCGCCTGGATCCGCGCGCGCACCGACCGCCCCTTCGGCATCAACCTCACCCTCGGCCTCACCCCCAAGGAGCGCATCGAGCAGGACTTCGCCCTCTGCATCGAGTTCGAGGTCCCCGTGCTCCTGTCGAGCTACGGCAACCCCACCGAGCTGGTGAAGCGCGCCCACGAGCACAAGATGCTGGTGTTCCACGACGTCATCAGCCTCGCCCACGGTAAGAAGGCCGTCGCCGCAGGCGTCGACGCCATCATCGGCGTGTCGGCCGGCGCGGGCGGCCATGCCGGGCGCATCTCCCCGTACGTGCTCATCCCCTGGCTCAAGGAAGAGCTGAAGGTCCCCATCCTCGCCGCCGGCTGCATCAGCGACGGCCGCCAGATCGTCGCCAGCCTGAGCCTCGGCGCCGAGCTTTGCTACATCGGCACCCGCTTCATCGCCTCGACCGAGTGCGGCGCCAGCGACGCTTACAAGGAGAAGGTCGTCGCCGTCGGCCCCGAGGACATCCTGTACACGGACCAGATCTCCGGCATCCACGCGAACTTCATCAAGGACACCGTCCCTGAAGGCTTCACGCCGGACCGCACCCCCGAGGGGTCCAAGCGCTGGAAAGAGATCTGGAGCGCCGGCCAGGGTGTGGGCCTCATCCACGAGATCAAGCCCATCTCCGCCATCGTCGAGGACCTGGCCCGCGAGGCCCACGACGTCCTCAAAGGCTTCGGCTGA
- a CDS encoding glycosyltransferase family 4 protein, which yields MPKLRIVHTVSSLQGGGMEHFVLRLVEVQRQQGHDASILALRPGPLEDLARERGLPATVLQGNKIERLARAAAAFGVARPQIIHAHNPTSLHYATLGKLITRSRLVYTDHAQTRGIIRVPSQYEWRQADAVVGCSQDTADRCGAVGVVDEITAIHNGIEIPPAKKTREQVRSELKLGNEYVGIFPAAFHRVKGHDVLLRALAILRDEDLELTATADPRMSETRVRVLVAGDGDERDRIHALAKELKLGPEWVTFLGFRKDVPDLLAGMDFFVLPSRMEGLPLSILEAMARELPVVVTPVGGVPEVVTDDVHGLVVPVDDPRALAEAIGRLAEDPQVGKAMGQRGKRRVEEDFSFSKMARKYEDLYLRVLESPRIGLAGRRATGSSAGSERGSAT from the coding sequence ATGCCCAAGCTCCGTATCGTGCACACGGTCAGCAGCCTTCAAGGTGGAGGCATGGAGCACTTCGTGCTGCGTCTCGTGGAGGTGCAGCGGCAGCAGGGGCACGACGCCTCGATCCTCGCGTTGCGCCCGGGGCCGCTGGAGGATCTCGCGCGGGAGCGGGGGCTGCCGGCGACGGTGCTCCAGGGGAACAAGATCGAGCGGCTGGCGCGCGCGGCGGCGGCGTTCGGCGTGGCGCGGCCGCAGATCATCCACGCGCACAACCCGACGTCGCTGCACTACGCGACGCTGGGGAAGCTGATCACGCGGTCGCGGCTGGTGTACACGGATCACGCGCAGACGCGCGGGATCATCCGGGTGCCGTCGCAGTACGAGTGGCGGCAGGCCGATGCGGTGGTGGGGTGCTCGCAGGACACGGCCGATCGGTGCGGTGCGGTCGGGGTGGTCGACGAGATCACGGCGATCCATAACGGGATCGAGATCCCGCCCGCGAAGAAGACGCGGGAGCAGGTGCGGTCGGAGCTGAAGCTCGGGAACGAGTACGTGGGGATCTTCCCGGCGGCGTTCCACCGGGTGAAGGGGCACGATGTGCTGCTGCGGGCCCTGGCGATCCTGCGCGACGAGGACCTGGAGCTGACGGCGACGGCCGATCCGCGGATGTCGGAGACGCGGGTGCGGGTGCTGGTGGCCGGCGACGGGGACGAGCGGGATCGGATCCACGCGCTGGCGAAGGAGCTGAAGCTCGGGCCGGAGTGGGTGACGTTCCTGGGCTTCCGGAAGGACGTGCCGGACCTGCTGGCCGGGATGGATTTCTTCGTGCTGCCGTCGCGGATGGAGGGGCTGCCGCTGAGCATCCTGGAGGCGATGGCGCGAGAGCTGCCGGTGGTCGTGACGCCGGTGGGCGGGGTGCCGGAGGTGGTGACCGACGACGTGCACGGGCTGGTGGTGCCGGTGGACGATCCGCGGGCGCTGGCCGAGGCGATCGGGCGGCTGGCGGAGGATCCGCAGGTGGGCAAGGCGATGGGACAGCGCGGGAAGCGGCGCGTGGAAGAGGACTTCTCGTTCTCGAAGATGGCGCGCAAGTACGAGGATCTCTACCTGCGGGTGCTGGAGTCGCCGCGGATCGGGCTGGCTGGGCGGCGCGCGACGGGAAGTAGCGCGGGCTCCGAGCGAGGGTCCGCGACGTGA
- a CDS encoding DUF3052 family protein, with amino-acid sequence MLDALAKKLQIKPESRVLVLDAPDGYTDGLAPLPEGAVLSTTAKGTFDVVHLFVREAKDLAKKAPRALAAVREGGVLWISYPKKSSGVKTDITRDHGWDVVEEAGWGPVSQVSIDDTWSALRWKPEATVTRKAGSKVAPDTRATTTKSSSA; translated from the coding sequence ATGCTCGACGCACTCGCCAAGAAGCTCCAGATCAAGCCCGAGAGCCGTGTCCTCGTGCTCGACGCGCCCGACGGGTACACCGACGGTCTCGCTCCGCTGCCCGAGGGCGCCGTGCTCTCCACGACCGCGAAGGGCACCTTCGACGTCGTGCACCTCTTCGTCCGCGAGGCGAAGGACCTCGCGAAGAAGGCACCGCGCGCGCTCGCTGCCGTTCGCGAAGGTGGCGTGCTCTGGATCTCCTACCCGAAGAAGAGCTCCGGCGTGAAGACCGACATCACCCGCGACCACGGCTGGGACGTCGTCGAGGAAGCGGGCTGGGGCCCCGTCTCGCAGGTCTCGATCGACGACACCTGGTCGGCGCTGCGCTGGAAGCCCGAGGCCACCGTGACGCGGAAAGCCGGCTCGAAGGTCGCCCCGGACACGCGGGCGACGACCACGAAGTCCTCCTCCGCCTAG
- a CDS encoding cytochrome P450, producing MDRRSSFEVTSTSFFSDPYPTLRRLHDERPVYYHEPINAWFLVKYEHCEAVVRDPRFSSVRARELLHTLLPALRGTEGLDALVAQFSRLLWFVDPPRHTQLRSMVNRGFSASAIERMREKIRTVVQRALSRIGDGGEVDVVGDFADPIAIDVLCALFGLPEADSDVLRAWTSDLGKVAGASWADGTGGTDAKDASSAFAAYLKDLIADRIAHPGEDMVSRFLEGAGSAPEDIEGVIDQCYQVIGASYLPTCNQIGNAVLTLLQHPGELQRLRTTPELFRSAVEEILRFEPSTLTTNRIASEDIELGGERILRGQLVFPVLAGANRDPAVFPEPERFDIGRRGARHLTFSVGPHYCAGGALVRMQLEEALQALLTFDTWELAGACDFRGSGLQDRGLATLPVRFSRRPRSPRAAHGALESDLALLEV from the coding sequence ATGGACAGGCGGTCGAGCTTCGAGGTCACGAGCACCAGCTTCTTCTCCGACCCCTACCCGACGCTGCGTCGGCTGCACGACGAGCGCCCCGTCTACTACCACGAGCCCATCAACGCCTGGTTCCTCGTCAAGTACGAGCACTGCGAGGCGGTGGTACGGGATCCGCGCTTCTCCAGCGTCCGCGCGCGCGAGCTGCTGCACACGCTGCTGCCGGCCCTGCGCGGCACGGAAGGCCTCGATGCGCTCGTCGCGCAGTTCTCCAGGCTCCTCTGGTTCGTGGATCCACCGCGGCACACCCAGCTCCGGAGCATGGTGAACCGCGGCTTCAGCGCGTCGGCCATCGAGCGGATGCGCGAGAAGATCCGGACGGTGGTCCAGCGGGCGCTCTCCCGCATCGGCGACGGCGGCGAGGTGGATGTGGTGGGCGATTTCGCCGACCCCATCGCGATCGACGTGCTCTGCGCGCTGTTCGGCCTCCCCGAGGCCGATAGCGACGTGCTCCGCGCCTGGACGAGCGACCTCGGGAAAGTGGCGGGCGCGAGCTGGGCGGACGGCACCGGAGGGACCGACGCGAAGGACGCCTCCTCGGCATTCGCAGCCTACCTGAAGGACCTCATCGCCGATCGCATCGCACACCCCGGAGAGGACATGGTGAGCCGCTTCCTCGAAGGCGCAGGGAGCGCGCCCGAGGACATCGAGGGGGTCATCGACCAGTGCTACCAGGTGATCGGCGCCAGCTACCTGCCCACCTGCAACCAGATCGGCAACGCCGTGCTGACCCTCCTCCAGCACCCTGGCGAGCTTCAGCGCCTCCGCACCACCCCGGAGCTGTTCCGATCGGCGGTGGAGGAGATCCTGCGTTTCGAGCCGAGCACGCTCACCACGAACCGCATCGCGAGCGAGGACATCGAGCTCGGTGGTGAGCGCATCCTGCGCGGCCAGCTCGTCTTCCCCGTGCTCGCCGGAGCGAACCGCGACCCCGCAGTGTTTCCCGAGCCCGAACGCTTCGACATCGGCCGCCGTGGCGCCCGGCACCTGACGTTCAGCGTCGGCCCCCACTACTGCGCAGGCGGCGCCCTGGTGCGCATGCAGCTGGAAGAGGCGCTGCAGGCGCTCCTCACCTTCGACACCTGGGAGCTCGCTGGCGCTTGCGACTTCCGTGGCTCCGGCCTGCAAGATCGAGGACTTGCCACCCTGCCCGTGCGTTTTTCCAGGCGCCCTCGGAGCCCACGAGCTGCACACGGGGCGCTCGAGTCGGACCTCGCGCTGCTGGAGGTCTGA